A portion of the Streptomyces erythrochromogenes genome contains these proteins:
- a CDS encoding FdhF/YdeP family oxidoreductase, which produces MATKPPTGDPVQDAPQVTPPKHAAAGLPAIGHTLRIAHEQMGLARTARTLLKVNQKDGFDCPGCAWPEGDKRHTAEFCENGAKAVAEEATLRRVTPEFFAAHPLADLATRSGYWLGQQGRITQPMYLPEGGDRYEAISWERAFSVIAQELTALGSPDEALFYTSGRTSNEAAFLFQLFAREFGTNNLPDCSNMCHESSGSALTETIGIGKGSVSLEDLHQADLIIVAGQNPGTNHPRMLSALEKAKTAGAKIISVNPLPEAGMERFKNPQTPLGMLRGTALNDLFLQIRIGGDQALFRLLNKLVIETDGATDEAFIREHTHGYEDLAAAAKEADWDETLTATGLTRPEIERALAMILASKRTIVCWAMGLTQHKHAVATIREVVNLLLLRGNIGRPGAGVCPVRGHSNVQGDRTMGIFERPAPAFLDALDKEFGITSPRGHGYDVVRSIQAMRDGRAKVLFAMGGNFVGATPDTEVTEAAIRRTALTVHVSTKLNRSHAVTGRRALILPTLGRTDKDVQASGRQFVTVEDSMGMVHASRGNLAPASPYLLSEPAIVARMARAVLGSASATPWEDFERDYGAIRDRIARVVPGFEDFNARAARPEGFRLPHAPRDERRFPTRTGKANFTAAPVEYPQVPPGRLLLQTLRSHDQYNTTIYGLDDRYRGITGGRRVVMVNPADAAELGLADGSYTDLVSEWKDGVERRAPGFRVVHYPTARGCAAAYYPETNVLVPLDSTADTSNTPASKSVVVRFEPA; this is translated from the coding sequence ATGGCGACCAAGCCGCCCACAGGTGATCCGGTACAGGACGCACCGCAGGTCACACCGCCCAAGCACGCGGCGGCCGGCCTTCCGGCGATCGGCCACACCCTGCGCATCGCGCACGAGCAGATGGGCCTGGCCCGCACCGCCCGCACGCTCCTCAAGGTCAACCAGAAGGACGGCTTCGACTGCCCCGGCTGCGCCTGGCCCGAGGGCGACAAGCGGCACACCGCCGAATTCTGCGAGAACGGCGCCAAGGCCGTCGCGGAGGAGGCCACCCTGCGCCGGGTCACCCCCGAGTTCTTCGCCGCGCACCCCCTGGCCGACCTGGCCACCCGCTCCGGCTACTGGCTGGGCCAGCAGGGCCGCATCACCCAGCCGATGTACCTCCCCGAGGGCGGCGACCGCTACGAGGCGATCAGCTGGGAGCGCGCCTTCTCCGTCATCGCGCAGGAGCTGACCGCGCTCGGTTCCCCCGACGAGGCCCTCTTCTACACCTCGGGCCGCACCAGCAACGAGGCCGCGTTCCTCTTCCAGCTCTTCGCCCGCGAGTTCGGCACCAACAACCTGCCCGACTGCTCCAACATGTGCCACGAGTCCTCGGGCTCCGCACTGACCGAGACCATCGGCATCGGCAAGGGCAGCGTCTCCCTCGAAGACCTCCACCAGGCCGACCTGATCATCGTCGCCGGCCAGAACCCGGGCACCAACCACCCGCGCATGCTCTCCGCCCTGGAGAAGGCCAAGACGGCTGGCGCGAAGATCATCTCGGTGAACCCGCTGCCCGAGGCCGGCATGGAGCGGTTCAAGAACCCCCAGACCCCCCTCGGCATGCTCCGGGGCACCGCCCTCAACGACCTGTTCCTGCAGATCCGCATCGGCGGCGACCAGGCCCTCTTCCGCCTCCTGAACAAGCTCGTCATCGAGACGGACGGCGCCACCGACGAGGCGTTCATCCGCGAGCACACCCACGGCTACGAGGACCTCGCGGCCGCCGCGAAGGAAGCCGACTGGGACGAGACCCTCACGGCCACCGGCCTGACCCGCCCCGAGATCGAGCGCGCCCTCGCCATGATCCTGGCGTCGAAGCGCACCATCGTCTGCTGGGCCATGGGCCTCACCCAGCACAAGCACGCCGTCGCCACCATCCGCGAGGTCGTCAACCTCCTCCTGCTGCGCGGGAACATCGGCCGCCCCGGCGCCGGCGTCTGCCCCGTCCGCGGCCACTCCAACGTCCAGGGCGACCGCACCATGGGCATCTTCGAACGGCCGGCACCCGCCTTCCTCGACGCCCTCGACAAGGAATTCGGCATCACCTCGCCGCGCGGCCACGGCTACGACGTGGTCCGCTCCATCCAGGCGATGCGCGACGGCAGGGCCAAAGTCCTCTTCGCCATGGGCGGCAACTTCGTCGGCGCCACCCCCGACACCGAGGTCACCGAGGCCGCGATCCGCCGCACCGCCCTGACCGTCCACGTCTCCACCAAGCTCAACCGCTCCCACGCGGTCACCGGCCGGCGCGCCCTGATCCTGCCCACCCTCGGCCGCACCGACAAGGACGTCCAGGCCTCCGGCAGGCAGTTCGTCACCGTCGAGGACTCCATGGGCATGGTCCACGCCTCCCGCGGCAACCTCGCCCCCGCCTCCCCGTACCTGCTCTCCGAGCCCGCGATCGTGGCCAGGATGGCCCGCGCCGTCCTCGGCTCCGCCTCCGCCACCCCGTGGGAGGACTTCGAGCGCGACTACGGCGCCATCCGCGACCGGATCGCCCGCGTGGTCCCCGGCTTCGAGGACTTCAACGCCCGCGCCGCCCGGCCCGAGGGCTTCCGGCTGCCGCACGCCCCGCGCGACGAACGCCGCTTCCCCACCCGGACCGGCAAGGCGAACTTCACCGCCGCTCCCGTCGAGTACCCCCAGGTCCCGCCGGGTCGGCTGCTCCTGCAGACCCTGCGCAGCCACGACCAGTACAACACCACGATCTACGGCCTCGACGACCGCTACCGCGGCATCACCGGCGGCCGCCGCGTCGTCATGGTCAACCCCGCCGACGCGGCGGAGCTGGGCCTCGCCGACGGCTCGTACACCGACCTGGTGAGCGAGTGGAAGGACGGCGTGGAACGGCGCGCACCCGGATTCCGCGTCGTGCACTACCCGACCGCCCGCGGCTGCGCCGCCGCGTACTACCCCGAGACGAACGTGCTGGTCCCGCTCGACTCGACCGCGGACACCAGCAATACCCCGGCCAGCAAGTCCGTCGTCGTGCGCTTCGAACCCGCCTGA
- the polA gene encoding DNA polymerase I, translated as MADSASKKTDQTTAADRPRLMLMDGHSLAYRAFFALPAENFTTATGQPTNAIYGFASMLANTLRDEAPTHFAVAFDVSRKTWRSTEFPEYKANRSKTPDEFKGQVELIGELLDAMKVPRFAVDGFEADDVIATLATQAEALGFEVLIVTGDRDSFQLVSEHTTVLYPTKGVSELTRFTPEKVEEKYGLTPQQYPDFAALRGDPSDNLPGIPGVGEKTAAKWITQFGSFAELVERAEEVKGKAGQNFRDHLEAVKLNRVLTEMVKDVELPKSAADLGRLPYDRSAVTGVLDVLEIRNPSLRERLLAVDPGAAEQETAPAPAAGVELDASVLGTGELAPWLESHAGGPLGVATVDSWALGQGNVAEIALAAAGGAAAWFTPAELDETDERAFAAWAADAARPKVVHNAKGLMRVFPEHGWSLAGVTMDTALAAYLVKPGRRSFALDALSTEYLHRELAPAAADGQLAFGADETAEAEALMAQARAVLDLGDAFTGKLTEVGAAELLHDMELPTSELLARMERAGIAADRDHLEAMEQQFAGAVQQAVKEAHAAVGHEFNLGSPKQLQEVFFGELDLPKTKKTKTGYTTDADALAWLATQTDHELPVIMLRHREQAKLRVTVEGLVKTIAADGRVHTSFSQTVAATGRLSSTDPNLQNVPVRTDEGRAIRRGFVVGEGFESLMTADYSQIELRVMAHLSEDEGLIEAFATGEDLHTTVASQVFGVERDQVDAEMRRKIKAMSYGLAYGLSAFGLSQQLGIEPAEARGLMETFFERFGGVRDYLQRVVDEARATGYTATVFGRRRYLPDLNSDNRQRREAAERMALNAPIQGTAADIVKVAMLRVDKAITEAGLRSRMLLQVHDEIVLEVAPGEREQVEELVRREMGAAVELRAPLDVSVGVGADWESAAH; from the coding sequence GTGGCAGATTCAGCATCGAAGAAGACGGACCAGACGACCGCAGCGGACCGCCCCCGCCTGATGCTCATGGACGGGCACTCCCTGGCGTACCGGGCGTTCTTCGCGCTGCCCGCGGAGAACTTCACGACCGCGACGGGGCAGCCGACCAACGCCATCTACGGCTTCGCGTCGATGCTGGCGAACACGCTGCGCGACGAGGCGCCCACGCACTTCGCGGTGGCGTTCGACGTGTCCCGCAAGACGTGGCGTTCGACGGAGTTCCCCGAGTACAAGGCGAACCGTTCCAAGACGCCCGACGAGTTCAAGGGGCAGGTCGAGCTGATCGGCGAGCTCCTCGACGCGATGAAGGTGCCGCGCTTCGCCGTCGACGGCTTCGAGGCCGACGACGTGATCGCGACGCTGGCGACGCAGGCGGAGGCCCTCGGTTTCGAGGTGCTGATCGTCACCGGCGACCGGGACTCCTTCCAGCTCGTGTCCGAGCACACGACCGTGCTCTACCCGACCAAGGGCGTCTCGGAGCTGACGCGCTTCACGCCGGAGAAGGTCGAGGAGAAGTACGGGCTCACCCCGCAGCAGTACCCGGACTTCGCGGCCCTGCGCGGAGACCCGTCCGACAACCTCCCCGGCATCCCGGGCGTCGGTGAGAAGACCGCCGCCAAGTGGATCACCCAGTTCGGGTCGTTCGCGGAGCTCGTGGAGCGCGCCGAGGAGGTCAAGGGCAAGGCCGGGCAGAACTTCCGGGACCACCTGGAGGCCGTCAAGCTCAACCGGGTCCTGACCGAGATGGTCAAGGACGTGGAGCTGCCCAAGTCCGCCGCCGACCTGGGCCGCCTGCCGTACGACCGGTCCGCGGTGACCGGTGTGCTGGACGTGCTGGAGATCCGCAACCCGTCGCTGCGCGAGCGGCTGCTGGCCGTGGACCCGGGTGCGGCCGAGCAGGAGACGGCCCCGGCGCCCGCGGCCGGCGTGGAGCTCGACGCGTCCGTGCTGGGCACGGGCGAGCTGGCCCCGTGGCTGGAGAGCCACGCGGGCGGGCCGCTGGGCGTCGCGACCGTCGACAGCTGGGCCCTGGGCCAGGGCAACGTCGCCGAGATCGCGCTGGCCGCCGCCGGGGGCGCGGCCGCCTGGTTCACGCCGGCCGAGCTCGACGAGACGGACGAGCGGGCCTTCGCGGCCTGGGCGGCCGACGCGGCCCGGCCCAAGGTCGTGCACAACGCCAAGGGCCTGATGCGGGTCTTCCCCGAGCACGGCTGGAGCCTGGCCGGTGTCACCATGGACACCGCGCTCGCCGCCTACCTGGTCAAGCCGGGCCGGCGCTCCTTCGCCCTGGACGCCCTGTCCACGGAGTACCTGCACCGTGAGCTGGCCCCCGCCGCCGCCGACGGGCAACTGGCCTTCGGCGCCGACGAGACGGCCGAGGCCGAGGCGCTGATGGCGCAGGCCCGCGCCGTCCTGGACCTGGGCGACGCCTTCACCGGCAAGCTCACCGAGGTGGGCGCCGCGGAGCTGCTGCACGACATGGAGCTGCCGACCTCTGAGCTGCTCGCCCGGATGGAGCGCGCCGGCATCGCCGCCGACCGCGACCACCTGGAAGCCATGGAGCAGCAGTTCGCGGGAGCCGTGCAGCAGGCGGTCAAGGAGGCGCACGCGGCGGTCGGCCACGAGTTCAACCTCGGCTCGCCCAAGCAGCTCCAGGAGGTCTTCTTCGGCGAGCTGGACCTGCCGAAGACGAAGAAGACCAAGACCGGCTACACCACGGACGCCGACGCGCTGGCCTGGCTGGCCACGCAGACCGACCACGAACTGCCGGTGATCATGCTCCGGCACCGGGAGCAGGCCAAGCTGCGCGTCACGGTCGAGGGCCTGGTCAAGACCATCGCCGCCGACGGCCGGGTGCACACCAGCTTCAGTCAGACCGTCGCCGCGACCGGCCGGCTGTCCTCCACCGACCCGAACCTGCAGAACGTGCCGGTACGCACCGACGAGGGGCGCGCCATCCGCCGCGGCTTCGTCGTCGGCGAGGGCTTCGAGTCCCTGATGACGGCCGACTACAGCCAGATCGAGCTGCGCGTGATGGCCCACCTCTCCGAGGACGAGGGCCTGATCGAGGCGTTCGCCACCGGCGAGGACCTGCACACCACGGTCGCCTCCCAGGTGTTCGGGGTGGAGCGCGACCAGGTCGACGCCGAGATGCGCCGCAAGATCAAGGCCATGTCGTACGGCCTGGCCTACGGGTTGTCCGCCTTCGGCCTCTCGCAGCAGCTGGGCATCGAGCCCGCCGAGGCGCGCGGCCTGATGGAGACCTTCTTCGAGCGCTTCGGCGGGGTCCGCGACTACCTCCAGCGCGTGGTGGACGAGGCCCGGGCCACCGGATACACGGCGACGGTCTTCGGCCGCCGCCGGTACCTGCCGGACCTCAACAGCGACAACCGCCAGCGCCGCGAGGCCGCCGAGCGGATGGCGCTCAACGCCCCGATCCAGGGCACCGCCGCCGACATCGTCAAGGTCGCGATGCTGCGGGTGGACAAGGCGATCACCGAGGCCGGCCTGCGGTCGCGGATGCTGCTCCAGGTCCACGACGAAATCGTGCTGGAGGTCGCCCCCGGCGAGCGCGAGCAGGTGGAGGAGCTGGTGCGCCGCGAGATGGGCGCCGCCGTCGAGCTGCGCGCCCCGCTGGACGTGTCGGTTGGTGTCGGCGCGGACTGGGAGTCCGCCGCGCACTGA
- a CDS encoding DUF4184 family protein, with product MPFTLSHAAAVLPAIRRTGRARGPLVASAMVLGSFAPDTFYFTDAVVEGFMAYGSVTHSLLGVFTLDAVLTAVLVGCWLLLREPLVALLPGRWQGRVHAFLRGEEWRARRRLPALAAWFYVSAVAGSLTHVLWDSFTHMDRWGTNALPWLGEPIAFGFPPYTFLQYGSSAIAACALLWFTATALRRLPAGAPPASVPVLGRAERWGALALIAAGVAAGVVFRVIRFYTFFDRIRTPLDIIPTVCFGAGGGLCVSLLFYGVYVRLRRRRDRDRHRDDRADEGTRTPVPTA from the coding sequence ATGCCGTTCACTCTCAGCCATGCGGCGGCCGTACTTCCGGCCATCCGCCGGACGGGCCGTGCACGGGGTCCCCTCGTCGCCTCCGCGATGGTCCTCGGCTCCTTCGCGCCGGACACCTTCTACTTCACGGACGCCGTCGTCGAGGGCTTCATGGCCTACGGGAGCGTGACGCACTCGCTGCTCGGGGTGTTCACGCTGGACGCGGTGCTCACCGCGGTCCTCGTGGGGTGCTGGCTGCTGCTGCGCGAGCCGCTCGTCGCGCTCCTGCCGGGCCGTTGGCAGGGCAGGGTCCACGCCTTCCTGCGGGGCGAGGAATGGCGCGCCCGGCGCCGACTGCCCGCGCTCGCCGCATGGTTCTACGTGTCGGCGGTCGCCGGTTCGCTCACGCACGTGCTGTGGGACAGCTTCACGCACATGGACCGGTGGGGGACCAACGCGCTGCCCTGGCTCGGCGAGCCCATCGCCTTCGGCTTCCCGCCCTACACCTTCCTGCAGTACGGCAGTTCGGCGATCGCGGCCTGCGCGCTGCTGTGGTTCACGGCGACCGCCCTGCGCCGGCTGCCGGCCGGCGCGCCGCCCGCGTCCGTGCCGGTGCTCGGCCGCGCGGAGCGCTGGGGTGCGCTGGCACTGATCGCGGCGGGCGTCGCGGCCGGGGTGGTCTTCCGCGTGATCCGCTTCTACACCTTCTTCGACCGGATCCGTACGCCCCTCGACATCATCCCGACCGTCTGCTTCGGGGCGGGCGGCGGCCTGTGCGTGTCCCTGCTGTTCTACGGGGTCTACGTACGCCTGCGCCGGCGCCGCGACCGCGACCGGCACCGCGACGACCGCGCGGACGAGGGAACGCGAACGCCCGTCCCCACCGCCTGA
- a CDS encoding lytic transglycosylase domain-containing protein: protein MSSRIFGRRLRRGATAALVCALTVAALTASRGPAGVDPDAAVAAGGNVADGPLPADASGGDSAYFTELPPLVSPQPPAVLLPEGTPPTTGADPAPQSEQPSAPVVTGPREGGQGIPASVLAAYRRAEQAVGQSDPGCGLRWQLLAAIGKVESGQARGGQVDAAGTTLRPILGPVLDGNGFANIRDTDGGAYDGDARYDRAVGPMQFIPSTWAAWGQDADGDGRRNPNNVHDAALAAARYLCAGTRDLRVEADLDRAVLSYNHSTEYLRTVRSWFTYYLKGTHEVPDTGGTPAPAPAPVPTTPSPKPTPPPAPTPKPSPTPTPDPKPTPSPTPEPTPTPTPDPTPTPTPTPTPTPSPTPDPKPTPTPTPTPSPTVTPSPKPTPTPTATAPTRTPAPTATAKPARTPAPTGTPAS, encoded by the coding sequence ATGTCGTCTCGGATATTCGGCCGCAGGCTGCGCAGGGGGGCCACGGCCGCGCTGGTCTGCGCGCTGACGGTCGCCGCGCTGACCGCTTCGCGGGGTCCCGCGGGCGTGGACCCGGACGCGGCGGTCGCGGCCGGCGGGAACGTCGCGGACGGGCCGCTCCCGGCTGACGCGAGCGGCGGCGACTCGGCCTACTTCACCGAACTGCCCCCGCTGGTCAGCCCGCAGCCGCCGGCGGTACTGCTGCCTGAGGGGACGCCGCCGACGACGGGAGCGGACCCGGCGCCGCAGTCCGAACAGCCCTCCGCCCCGGTCGTGACCGGACCGCGGGAAGGGGGGCAGGGGATACCGGCGAGCGTGCTCGCGGCGTACCGGCGGGCGGAGCAGGCCGTGGGGCAGAGCGACCCCGGCTGCGGGCTGCGCTGGCAACTCCTGGCCGCCATAGGCAAGGTGGAGTCCGGGCAGGCGCGCGGCGGCCAGGTGGACGCGGCGGGGACCACTCTGCGGCCGATCCTCGGACCGGTGCTCGACGGCAACGGCTTCGCGAACATCCGGGACACCGACGGCGGCGCCTACGACGGCGACGCGCGGTACGACCGGGCGGTCGGGCCGATGCAGTTCATCCCCTCCACGTGGGCGGCCTGGGGCCAGGACGCGGACGGCGACGGGCGCCGCAACCCGAACAACGTGCACGACGCGGCCCTCGCGGCCGCCCGCTACCTGTGCGCGGGCACCCGGGACCTGCGGGTGGAGGCGGACCTGGACCGGGCGGTGCTCTCCTACAACCACTCCACGGAGTACCTGCGGACGGTGCGGTCCTGGTTCACGTACTACCTCAAGGGCACGCACGAGGTCCCTGACACCGGCGGGACGCCGGCACCCGCGCCCGCGCCCGTGCCCACGACGCCGTCCCCGAAGCCGACCCCGCCCCCGGCCCCCACGCCCAAGCCGAGCCCGACCCCCACGCCGGACCCGAAGCCGACGCCGTCACCCACGCCGGAGCCCACCCCGACGCCGACTCCCGATCCGACGCCTACGCCTACGCCGACACCCACGCCGACGCCGTCGCCCACGCCGGACCCGAAGCCCACCCCCACCCCCACACCCACACCGAGCCCGACCGTGACCCCGTCGCCGAAGCCGACCCCCACTCCGACCGCGACGGCGCCCACCCGGACCCCGGCGCCCACGGCCACTGCGAAGCCCGCCCGGACCCCCGCGCCGACGGGCACCCCGGCCTCGTAG
- a CDS encoding SPW_0924 family protein, with the protein MRAFVAAVIGLAAALALVFAITAFGVPEGETSPKPLLTTAPPAPGK; encoded by the coding sequence ATGCGCGCATTCGTCGCCGCCGTCATCGGCCTCGCGGCCGCGCTGGCCCTCGTGTTCGCCATCACGGCGTTCGGGGTGCCCGAAGGCGAGACCTCACCCAAGCCCCTGCTCACCACCGCGCCCCCCGCGCCCGGAAAGTAG
- a CDS encoding DUF3068 domain-containing protein has translation MRRRASLVLLALAVFCAALAPLLRWYAYPRLAKIPPNQYQEMVLEAKDATLLDYTGGMQPKKVDKVTIVQTLKGNVEASREIEASAGKDVVVWDTLSYIIGPDGKMVSQIPERYIFDAHTQDPVHATGEMVDGDAVKRQGIEFKWPFFTEPRDYLYFDAQTRTSSPIHYVGPRRFKGMDVYYFEQTIPWTKVAMPKKMPIEGIDPATIEAATGTTLWYTAKVRFWVDPVTGAPVNAEQDIQQEMRGGIASGGPDGKLTAFAGHVTMREDYSDYTVDLVKANRAKVLALHTYAPAGLAAGGLALLGLALWLEARGRRVRDDERVPRDDERVPRDGVSA, from the coding sequence GTGCGACGCAGAGCGAGCCTTGTCCTGCTGGCCCTAGCCGTGTTCTGCGCAGCCCTCGCGCCGCTGCTGCGCTGGTACGCGTACCCGCGGCTCGCGAAGATCCCGCCGAACCAGTACCAGGAGATGGTCCTGGAGGCGAAGGACGCGACCCTCCTCGACTACACCGGCGGCATGCAGCCCAAGAAGGTCGACAAGGTCACGATCGTCCAGACCCTCAAGGGCAACGTGGAAGCCTCCAGGGAGATCGAGGCCAGCGCCGGCAAGGACGTCGTCGTCTGGGACACGCTGTCCTACATCATCGGCCCGGACGGCAAGATGGTCTCCCAGATCCCCGAGCGCTACATCTTCGACGCGCACACCCAGGACCCGGTGCACGCCACCGGGGAGATGGTCGACGGCGACGCGGTCAAGCGCCAGGGCATCGAGTTCAAATGGCCCTTCTTCACCGAACCGCGCGACTACCTCTACTTCGACGCCCAGACCCGCACCTCCTCGCCGATCCACTACGTCGGACCGCGCCGCTTCAAGGGCATGGACGTCTACTACTTCGAGCAGACCATCCCCTGGACCAAGGTGGCCATGCCGAAGAAGATGCCGATCGAGGGCATCGACCCCGCGACGATCGAGGCGGCCACCGGCACCACCCTCTGGTACACCGCCAAGGTGCGCTTCTGGGTCGACCCGGTGACCGGAGCGCCCGTCAACGCCGAACAGGACATCCAGCAGGAGATGCGCGGCGGCATCGCCTCGGGCGGCCCGGACGGCAAGCTCACCGCCTTCGCGGGGCACGTCACCATGCGCGAGGACTACTCCGACTACACGGTCGACCTGGTCAAGGCGAACCGGGCCAAGGTCCTCGCGCTGCACACCTACGCCCCGGCCGGCCTGGCCGCCGGCGGCCTCGCACTGCTCGGGCTGGCGCTGTGGCTGGAGGCCCGCGGCCGCCGCGTACGCGACGACGAGCGCGTCCCGCGCGACGACGAGCGCGTCCCGCGGGACGGGGTCAGCGCCTGA
- the hrpB gene encoding ATP-dependent helicase HrpB, whose protein sequence is MIRQAALDALPVREALPGLVSALDAHGTAVLCAPPGTGKTTLVPLVLAGLVGGGARRRVVVAEPRRIAARAAARRMAWLLGEQPGGSVGFTVRGERVAGPGTVVEVVTTGVLLQRLQRDQELAGVDVVVLDECHERHLDADTVAAFLLDVRETLRPELRLVAASATTDSAGWARLLGGAPVVEAAGVSYPVETVWAPPARPVRPPHGMRVDPAQLAHVASVVRRALAERSGDVLCFLPGVGEIARVAGQLGGVDAEVLQVHGRAPAAVQDAALTASDHRRVILATAVAESSLTVPGVRVVVDSGLAREPRVDHARGLGALATVRASRAAGRQRAGRAGREAPGVVYRCWTEAEDGRLPAFPSPEMRIADLAQFALQAACWGDPDASGLALLDAPPAGAMAAAREVLVAVGAVDAAGRPGPRGLRMARLGLHPRLARALLDGSAALGAHRAAEVVALLSEEPPREYGDDLASAWRRARAGGDAYAARWRTEARRLERALAPAGRTSETESGGRSPDDAAAGLVAALAFPERVAKARGEGAFLMASGTGAGLGDGSPLRHAPWLAVAVADRPPHSASARIRMAAVVDGDTALAAAAHLRTDAEEVHWEDGDVVARAAQRLGAIELAVRPLRTPDPALVRAALLEGLRTEGLDLLRWSPDARTLRARLGFLHRTLGGAWPDVAADGVLLERADDWLEPELSRARRRADLARIDAGQALNRLLPWATGEAARLDELAPERLEVPSGSRIRLDYAAEHGQPVLAVKLQELFGLAETPRVAGVPVLVHLLSPAGRPAAVTADLASFWQGGYRAVRAELRGRYPKHPWPEDPATAEPTRHTNARLRR, encoded by the coding sequence TTGATCCGCCAGGCCGCCCTCGACGCCCTTCCCGTACGCGAGGCCCTGCCCGGGCTGGTCTCCGCGCTCGACGCCCACGGCACCGCGGTGCTGTGCGCGCCGCCCGGGACCGGCAAGACCACGCTGGTGCCGCTGGTGCTCGCGGGCCTGGTCGGCGGCGGGGCGCGGCGCCGGGTGGTCGTGGCCGAGCCGCGGCGGATCGCCGCCCGGGCCGCGGCGCGCCGGATGGCCTGGCTGCTGGGCGAGCAGCCCGGCGGCTCGGTCGGCTTCACGGTCCGCGGCGAGCGCGTGGCCGGCCCCGGCACGGTGGTGGAGGTGGTGACCACCGGAGTGCTGCTCCAGCGGCTCCAGCGCGACCAGGAGCTGGCCGGCGTGGACGTGGTCGTCCTGGACGAGTGCCACGAGCGGCATCTGGACGCCGACACGGTCGCCGCGTTCCTCCTCGACGTACGCGAGACCCTGCGCCCGGAGCTGCGGCTCGTGGCGGCTTCGGCGACGACGGACTCCGCGGGCTGGGCCCGGCTGCTCGGGGGCGCGCCGGTGGTGGAGGCCGCGGGGGTCTCGTACCCGGTGGAGACCGTCTGGGCGCCCCCGGCCCGCCCGGTGCGGCCCCCGCACGGGATGCGGGTGGACCCGGCGCAGCTCGCGCACGTGGCCTCGGTGGTGCGGCGGGCGCTGGCGGAGCGTTCGGGTGACGTGCTGTGCTTCCTGCCCGGCGTCGGCGAGATCGCCCGGGTGGCGGGGCAGCTGGGCGGTGTGGACGCGGAGGTGCTCCAGGTCCACGGCCGGGCGCCGGCGGCCGTGCAGGACGCGGCGCTGACGGCCTCGGACCACCGCCGGGTGATCCTCGCGACGGCGGTGGCGGAGTCGAGCCTGACCGTCCCCGGGGTGCGCGTGGTGGTCGACTCGGGGCTGGCCCGCGAACCCCGGGTGGACCATGCCCGCGGGCTGGGCGCGCTGGCGACCGTACGGGCCTCCCGCGCGGCCGGGCGCCAGCGGGCGGGCCGGGCCGGGCGTGAGGCGCCGGGCGTGGTGTACCGCTGCTGGACGGAGGCGGAGGACGGCCGGCTGCCGGCGTTCCCGTCGCCGGAGATGCGCATCGCCGACCTGGCGCAGTTCGCACTGCAGGCGGCGTGCTGGGGCGACCCTGACGCGTCCGGGCTGGCGCTGCTGGACGCGCCGCCGGCCGGGGCGATGGCCGCGGCGCGGGAGGTGCTCGTGGCCGTCGGCGCGGTGGACGCGGCCGGGCGGCCGGGCCCGCGCGGGCTGCGGATGGCCCGGCTCGGGCTGCACCCGCGGCTCGCGCGGGCCCTGCTGGACGGCAGCGCCGCGCTCGGCGCCCACCGGGCGGCGGAGGTGGTGGCCCTGCTGAGCGAGGAGCCGCCGCGCGAGTACGGGGACGACCTGGCGTCGGCCTGGCGTCGGGCCCGCGCGGGCGGGGACGCGTACGCCGCCCGCTGGCGCACGGAGGCCCGCCGCCTGGAGCGTGCCCTTGCCCCTGCGGGGCGCACGTCCGAGACCGAGTCCGGGGGCCGGTCCCCGGACGATGCCGCCGCCGGCCTCGTCGCCGCCCTCGCGTTCCCCGAGCGGGTGGCGAAGGCCAGGGGCGAGGGCGCCTTCCTCATGGCCTCCGGGACCGGGGCCGGGCTCGGCGACGGGTCACCGCTGCGGCACGCGCCCTGGCTGGCCGTCGCCGTCGCCGACCGGCCCCCGCACTCCGCCTCCGCGCGGATCCGGATGGCCGCGGTCGTCGACGGGGACACCGCCCTGGCCGCCGCGGCGCACCTGCGCACCGACGCCGAGGAGGTGCACTGGGAGGACGGGGACGTCGTCGCCCGCGCGGCGCAGCGGCTCGGGGCGATCGAGCTGGCCGTGCGCCCCCTGCGCACCCCCGACCCGGCGCTCGTGCGGGCGGCCCTGCTGGAAGGGCTGCGCACCGAGGGGCTGGACCTGCTGCGCTGGTCCCCGGACGCGCGGACGCTTCGGGCCCGCCTCGGCTTCCTGCACCGGACGCTCGGCGGCGCGTGGCCCGACGTGGCAGCGGACGGGGTGCTCCTGGAGCGGGCCGACGACTGGCTGGAGCCCGAGCTGTCCCGGGCCCGGCGGCGCGCGGACCTGGCCCGGATCGACGCCGGCCAGGCCCTGAACCGGCTGCTGCCGTGGGCCACCGGCGAGGCGGCCCGGCTGGACGAGCTGGCTCCGGAACGCCTGGAGGTGCCCAGCGGGTCCCGGATCCGGCTGGACTACGCCGCCGAGCACGGACAGCCGGTGCTCGCGGTGAAGCTGCAGGAGCTGTTCGGGCTGGCCGAGACCCCGCGGGTGGCGGGGGTTCCCGTACTCGTCCACCTGCTGTCGCCGGCGGGGCGTCCGGCGGCCGTCACCGCCGACCTGGCCTCCTTCTGGCAGGGCGGCTACCGCGCCGTCCGGGCGGAGCTGCGCGGCCGCTACCCCAAGCACCCCTGGCCGGAGGACCCGGCCACGGCCGAGCCGACCCGCCACACCAACGCCCGGCTCAGGCGCTGA